The proteins below are encoded in one region of Hordeum vulgare subsp. vulgare chromosome 3H, MorexV3_pseudomolecules_assembly, whole genome shotgun sequence:
- the LOC123443196 gene encoding V-type proton ATPase subunit E-like, giving the protein MDEGNVAQQLKQMTDFIRLEAVEKAFEIEAAAAEEFQIEKLQLVEVEKKKIRQEYEKKEKQVAIKKKIEYSMQLNASRIEVLQAQDDLVKSMMDSARKELLYQSRDHQSYKKLLRILIVQSLLRLKESAVILRCRKEDLELVESVLESARNEYAEKENVYPPEIMVDRHVYLPPAPSHYKEHDLSCSGGVVLASRDGKIVFENTLDARLEVVFRKKLPEIRRSLIGQVAA; this is encoded by the exons ATGGACGAAGGGAATGTGGCGCAGCAGCTTAAGCAGATGACGGACTTCATCCGCCTGGAAGCTGTCGAGAAGGCATTCGAGATcgaggccgccgccgccgag GAATTCCAAATCGAGAAACTACAACTGGTGGAAGTTGAAAAGAAGAAGATCAGGCAGGAATATGAAAAGAAAGAGAAACAAGTTGCTATCAAGAAGAAAAT TGAATACTCAATGCAGCTCAATGCTTCCCGAATTGAAGTTCTTCAAGCTCAAGATGATTTAGTAAAGTCTATGATGGATTCAGCACGGAAAGAGCTACTGTACCAAAGCCGAGATCATCAATCTTACAAGAAACTTCTCAGGATACTTATTGTTCAG AGCTTGCTGCGTCTGAAAGAGTCAGCAGTTATTCTCCGCTGCAGGAAGGAGGATCTTGAGCTTGTTGAATCAGTCTTGGAGTCTGCGAGGAATGAGTATGCGGAAAAAGAAAATGTATATCCGCCTGAAATCATGGTAGACCGCCATGTCTATCTGCCGCCTGCTCCCAGTCATTACAAGGAACATGACCTGTCCTG CTCTGGTGGAGTTGTACTGGCTTCTCGAGATGGAAAAATTGTCTTTGAGAACACGTTGGATGCTAGACTAGAAGTGGTTTTCAGAAAGAAGCTACCAGAG ATCCGTCGAAGCCTTATTGGGCAGGTAGCTGCATGA